A stretch of the Streptococcus himalayensis genome encodes the following:
- the gla gene encoding aquaglyceroporin Gla: protein MDVTWTVKYITEFLGTALLIILGNGAVANVELKGTKGHQSGWIVIAIGYGMGVMMPALMFGNVSGNQINPAFTLGLAASGYFPWAQVVPYILAQVLGAIFGQLMVVVAYRPYFLQTTNPNHILGTFGTISSIDHGTAESRKAATINGFVNEFIGSFVLFFSAMGLTKNYFGAEVAAFAKTQGMDVANIQAKVALGGHLNAGIVVAHMALGFLVMALVTSLGGPTGPGLNPARDFGPRVLHFLLPKSVLGESKGDSKWWYAWVPVVAPILAGIAAVALYKVLYG, encoded by the coding sequence ATGGACGTTACATGGACTGTGAAATACATCACAGAATTTTTGGGAACTGCCCTGCTCATCATTTTGGGAAATGGTGCGGTTGCCAACGTTGAATTAAAAGGAACAAAAGGTCATCAAAGTGGCTGGATTGTGATTGCGATTGGATATGGAATGGGTGTGATGATGCCTGCTCTTATGTTTGGAAATGTGTCAGGAAACCAGATCAACCCTGCCTTTACTTTGGGACTTGCAGCTAGCGGCTACTTCCCATGGGCACAAGTGGTTCCTTATATCTTAGCTCAAGTTTTGGGAGCTATCTTTGGTCAGTTGATGGTCGTTGTGGCTTACCGCCCTTACTTCCTTCAAACGACAAATCCAAATCATATCTTGGGAACCTTTGGGACAATTTCTAGTATCGACCACGGAACTGCAGAATCTCGTAAAGCAGCAACCATCAACGGATTTGTGAATGAGTTTATCGGTTCATTCGTGCTATTCTTTTCAGCAATGGGCTTGACAAAAAATTACTTTGGTGCAGAAGTAGCAGCTTTTGCAAAAACACAAGGTATGGATGTGGCTAATATTCAAGCAAAAGTAGCACTTGGTGGACACTTGAACGCAGGGATTGTGGTTGCTCACATGGCACTTGGTTTCCTTGTGATGGCTCTTGTAACGTCTCTTGGAGGTCCTACTGGGCCAGGTCTAAACCCTGCGCGTGACTTTGGACCACGTGTCCTTCACTTCCTTCTTCCAAAATCAGTTCTTGGAGAGAGCAAGGGTGATTCAAAATGGTGGTACGCTTGGGTACCTGTTGTAGCACCAATCTTGGCAGGTATTGCTGCTGTGGCACTTTACAAAGTTCTTTACGGATAA
- a CDS encoding ISL3 family transposase codes for MEQLNLITNFLKMKDKNITITNECDMGTHLELHGHLDYTAPKCPSCKGQMAKYDFQKASKIPYLETAGYPLLIRLRKRRFKCKECGKIAVAETPIVKKNHQISVAVNQKIAQLLIEKQAMTHIAHRLSISTSTVIRKLNEFKFETEWSKLPEVMSWDEYAFKKGKMSFIAQDFNSLNVIAILDGRTQATIRNHFLRYPRQVRNRVKFITMDMFSPYYQLAKQLFPHAKIVLDRFHVVQHLSRAMNRVRTQIMNAFDRKSHEYKTLKRYWKLIQQDSRKLSDKRFYRPTFRMHLTNKEIVAKLLGYSQELREHYELYQLLLFHFQEKQADQFFGLIQDTRQTVDPIFQTVFNTFLKDKDKILNAMELPYSNAKLEATNNLIKVIKRNAFGFRNFENFKKRIFIALNIKREKTNLVLSRC; via the coding sequence ATGGAACAACTAAATCTTATCACAAATTTTCTCAAAATGAAAGACAAAAATATCACGATCACTAATGAATGCGACATGGGAACACACTTAGAACTCCACGGTCACTTGGATTACACAGCCCCTAAATGCCCTTCCTGCAAGGGACAAATGGCTAAGTACGACTTCCAGAAAGCCTCTAAAATCCCCTACTTAGAAACTGCTGGCTACCCGCTACTTATCCGCCTTCGAAAGCGTCGTTTCAAATGCAAGGAATGTGGGAAAATAGCGGTCGCTGAAACTCCTATTGTTAAGAAAAACCATCAAATCTCTGTCGCTGTCAACCAGAAAATCGCACAATTACTCATCGAAAAGCAAGCAATGACACATATCGCACACAGACTTTCCATTTCTACATCTACAGTTATTCGAAAACTCAACGAGTTTAAGTTTGAAACGGAGTGGTCTAAGCTTCCAGAAGTCATGTCTTGGGATGAGTATGCCTTCAAGAAAGGGAAAATGAGCTTTATCGCTCAAGATTTCAACTCCCTAAATGTCATCGCTATCCTTGATGGAAGAACGCAAGCAACCATCCGAAATCACTTTCTGAGATACCCTAGACAGGTCAGAAACCGCGTTAAATTCATCACTATGGACATGTTTAGCCCTTACTATCAACTAGCCAAACAACTTTTTCCTCATGCTAAAATCGTGCTTGATCGTTTCCACGTTGTGCAACATCTCAGCCGTGCTATGAACCGTGTCCGTACCCAAATCATGAATGCTTTTGACCGCAAATCGCATGAATACAAGACGCTCAAACGCTACTGGAAATTGATACAACAGGACAGTCGAAAACTCAGTGACAAGCGGTTTTACCGCCCGACCTTTCGGATGCATTTGACCAATAAGGAGATTGTCGCTAAACTGCTCGGCTATTCTCAAGAACTGAGAGAACACTACGAGCTCTATCAACTACTGCTTTTTCACTTCCAGGAGAAGCAAGCTGACCAGTTTTTTGGACTTATCCAAGACACTCGGCAGACTGTCGACCCGATTTTCCAGACCGTATTTAATACCTTTTTGAAGGACAAGGATAAGATTCTCAACGCCATGGAATTGCCTTACTCAAATGCCAAACTTGAGGCGACGAATAATCTCATCAAAGTCATCAAACGCAATGCCTTTGGCTTTCGAAACTTTGAAAACTTTAAAAAGCGGATTTTCATTGCTTTAAACATAAAACGAGAGAAGACCAATTTGGTCCTCTCTAGGTGTTAG